The following are encoded together in the Planctobacterium marinum genome:
- a CDS encoding MerR family transcriptional regulator, with amino-acid sequence MRSEQLATQAQVGKDTLRYYEKIGLLSAPPRGANGYRCYSKANLNELKFIKLAQSVGFTLSEIKPAIPFVNNPQPGCPKLRKAIENKLVEIEQRIEELGQAKEKLQYWMDKHLE; translated from the coding sequence ATGCGTTCAGAGCAATTAGCCACTCAAGCTCAGGTGGGCAAAGACACACTGCGATATTATGAAAAGATTGGTCTGCTAAGTGCACCACCTCGGGGGGCTAATGGCTACCGCTGTTATTCAAAAGCGAACCTTAACGAACTTAAATTTATAAAACTGGCGCAATCAGTAGGCTTTACCTTAAGTGAGATCAAACCTGCTATCCCCTTTGTGAATAATCCTCAGCCAGGCTGCCCTAAATTGCGTAAAGCGATAGAGAACAAATTGGTAGAAATAGAACAGCGCATCGAAGAGTTAGGTCAAGCAAAAGAAAAATTACAATATTGGATGGATAAACACCTGGAGTGA
- a CDS encoding DUF1772 domain-containing protein, producing the protein MIEVISILEVLLQLSMLLMMGLYFIFSNTLMPVLSRQKGGADTMIAINKVILNPLFMAGFIVSGLAGLYYFISFSGAKSLAGVVFFLGTTLVTVLFNVPLNNKLRDASELNKAAVWELYLKKWVFWNHVRTLCAVLSGFLLLA; encoded by the coding sequence ATGATAGAGGTGATCTCGATACTTGAAGTGCTTTTGCAGTTGTCCATGCTCTTGATGATGGGATTGTATTTTATTTTCAGCAATACCTTGATGCCGGTGTTATCCCGGCAAAAGGGAGGCGCCGATACCATGATTGCGATTAACAAGGTGATACTCAATCCGCTTTTTATGGCCGGATTTATCGTTTCAGGATTAGCCGGGTTGTATTATTTTATCAGTTTTTCAGGAGCGAAATCCTTAGCAGGTGTCGTGTTTTTTCTGGGCACGACCTTGGTCACGGTTTTGTTCAACGTACCACTGAACAATAAATTGCGAGATGCTTCTGAGCTAAATAAAGCGGCTGTTTGGGAGCTATATCTTAAGAAATGGGTGTTCTGGAATCATGTCCGGACTCTATGTGCGGTGCTATCCGGTTTTTTATTACTGGCTTAA
- a CDS encoding AraC family transcriptional regulator has translation MTFDYANRLKTSIKDEPIGKLLDSLRMESAFFTQSTLSAPWALSMPPIHNCMMFHIAVHGQAHFDIGEQQLQLNPGDFVLFPKGEGHNLSDGLCQSFTPLSELPIKSITERYETLTFGGEGEKTAMICGVLLFQHPLAIKLLGILPSYIVIRRGSDIAALNIIENVTALLETEASNVAMGAEAVIARLADILVIAALRQHLQTLGDDKTGWLGALEDERIGAALKLLHDTPDKHWSLEELAQQVGMSRTSFAQKFKKLVGNTPMDYLTEWRMSLAYSKLQLSKDSMLAIALDIGYQSEAAFSRAFKKVIGRTPKEIRNAYQAPVS, from the coding sequence ATGACTTTTGATTATGCAAATCGACTCAAAACGTCAATAAAAGACGAGCCCATTGGTAAGCTTTTGGACAGTCTTCGCATGGAGAGCGCATTTTTTACTCAATCTACATTGAGTGCACCGTGGGCACTGAGTATGCCGCCCATACACAATTGCATGATGTTTCATATTGCAGTGCATGGTCAGGCTCACTTTGATATTGGCGAGCAGCAATTACAATTAAACCCTGGCGATTTTGTGCTTTTTCCCAAAGGTGAAGGGCACAACTTAAGCGATGGTTTATGTCAATCCTTCACGCCATTAAGTGAATTGCCTATTAAATCCATAACCGAGCGCTATGAAACCCTGACATTTGGTGGAGAGGGCGAGAAAACTGCCATGATTTGTGGCGTATTGTTGTTTCAACATCCATTAGCAATCAAACTTTTAGGAATATTACCTTCATATATCGTGATCCGACGAGGTTCGGATATTGCTGCCTTAAATATCATCGAGAATGTCACTGCGCTACTGGAAACAGAGGCTAGTAACGTGGCGATGGGCGCTGAAGCAGTCATTGCTCGTCTTGCCGATATTCTGGTAATTGCTGCACTGCGGCAGCATTTACAGACCCTAGGTGACGACAAAACTGGTTGGCTTGGCGCATTAGAAGATGAGCGAATCGGTGCTGCTTTAAAATTGCTCCACGACACGCCGGACAAGCATTGGTCATTGGAAGAGCTGGCCCAACAGGTGGGAATGTCCCGTACCAGTTTTGCGCAAAAATTTAAAAAACTGGTGGGTAATACGCCAATGGATTATTTAACGGAATGGCGTATGTCATTGGCTTACTCGAAGCTACAGCTTTCCAAAGATTCTATGTTAGCCATTGCCCTGGATATTGGCTATCAATCGGAAGCGGCGTTTTCCCGAGCCTTTAAAAAGGTCATTGGCAGAACCCCCAAAGAAATCCGAAACGCTTATCAGGCGCCTGTGTCTTAA
- a CDS encoding alpha/beta hydrolase family protein yields the protein MVSSAQLSIVTSDNVELGATHYFTDHKPDGIKSAAPLIIVAGATGTPQRFYKRFAEAAVNAGCQVLTFDYRGIGRSRPQTLKGYQVDYLDWAKQDLAAVIAHCKIYDAPIYIVGHSYGGHAVGLLPDLSPIRGVWTFGTGAGWSGWMPTFERIKVQFMWHIVAPVLTRVYGYLGWSRLGMGEDLPLNVYRQWKHWCSYPNYFFGDPELPELPKQFARVKIPVTAINATDDKWAPPVSRDAFMQHYSNANLSLQTVTPNSVGQGIGHMGYFRSHCESLWHEVFAAITPKTASQQ from the coding sequence ATGGTCAGCAGCGCGCAATTATCTATTGTCACCTCAGACAACGTGGAGCTTGGCGCCACCCATTATTTTACAGATCATAAACCCGATGGGATAAAATCGGCGGCCCCACTTATTATTGTTGCGGGCGCCACTGGCACCCCACAGCGCTTCTACAAGCGTTTTGCAGAAGCGGCAGTCAATGCTGGATGTCAGGTGTTAACCTTTGATTATCGGGGAATTGGTCGTTCCCGCCCCCAGACGTTGAAGGGATATCAAGTAGACTATCTGGATTGGGCGAAACAGGATCTGGCAGCTGTTATCGCCCATTGTAAAATATACGACGCCCCCATTTATATCGTGGGTCACTCCTACGGTGGTCATGCAGTTGGCCTGTTACCGGATTTATCTCCCATTCGCGGGGTCTGGACTTTCGGCACGGGGGCCGGATGGTCTGGCTGGATGCCAACTTTTGAGCGTATTAAAGTGCAGTTTATGTGGCATATCGTCGCCCCTGTGCTCACTCGTGTATACGGTTATTTGGGCTGGAGTCGTCTGGGTATGGGAGAAGACCTACCCTTAAATGTATACCGACAGTGGAAGCATTGGTGTAGTTATCCCAATTACTTTTTTGGCGATCCAGAATTACCGGAACTGCCCAAGCAATTTGCTCGTGTCAAAATTCCTGTAACGGCAATTAACGCCACTGACGACAAGTGGGCACCACCCGTTTCTCGCGATGCCTTTATGCAACATTATTCGAACGCCAATCTGAGCCTGCAAACGGTCACCCCCAATTCTGTGGGCCAAGGTATTGGTCACATGGGCTATTTTCGCAGTCATTGTGAATCACTGTGGCATGAAGTGTTTGCTGCCATCACCCCAAAAACCGCCAGCCAGCAGTAA
- a CDS encoding S8 family serine peptidase yields MLQGNKLCAIAVAISAGLSSSAISQPLVFEKVSTLPITHSSSRIVAAPGAAAITQLTRYQVAQFIIELHDQPLVTTRKIASARAGKGSTAKGHIRNAIEQQRKAIGDAQQRLIDELQQKDLVQKVLRKNQKIHNSIVVEADWRDIRYLTNHTAVKSIQPVRVVQKLLHESTSLINADEAWSLTDSENQNLTGTGITVAIMDTGVDYNHADLGGCLGAECKVIGGYDFVEQDEDPMDVDGHGTHVAGIVAASGSVTGVAPGASIMALRVLDDEGFGSTSDIIAALEYAVDPDGDLLTDDAPDIINMSLGAPGDFESATSVAVNNTVDAGIVVVAAAGNYAGYGDIAALSPSSALNAITVSSSTKEDTISGFTSRGGGASYQQLKPEIIAPGSDIVSLEVDGGTLSLSGTSMAAPHVAGAAAILKQNYPEASPAEIKARLITSAVDIGADPYTQGYGRLDVTAALAQTVLLIDAGLAFGRVDDTLNEVEYSAFVELQNDSNSEVNFDISLPQAMPEQVSIQLEQSSIQVPANETVRLEFTVLVSSPGEIETPNNVSTSYFDLLSFSSEEQTISVPVTLERGYRLSLTHDGLNPAGLSVDSVDGISFAFDYIFPEETRTIFTPETKLYIRVEHELEESEISHLDIPGREDGIKTYVEGYEEHVVDMDGSYSINLSPSNLTHLVGLAEAKNRAGEDVLTTALSNNTNLFSFIQFSNEVGALSVEYRSQIFFDSLDAEKQTASYLALGNLSDEIDSRFEDNVRFPELRSQDSDTFVQMVYDLNDTQDLLLSFEEGLKSEITFSGFSGSGTPFVAADLADNSFTLPVFYFATDKDVVHFTQLTSSTFGGVSARLHLGNQSESGTGWLTPAATSQDLSFTNSAEESVYAINVNEDQSYEFANSGLTLSKPIEVWTNYIMALRGFHFSNGSGQTFHSGLQANYRVSCESGESIDGLYDAENYLFVTTAGCDATGIAFTWQTDLQGESYSSSATYTMTPDTAPTFPGLRTAVFEDGVLNKDSTLEGKEHWLYLAPDAEFVTLNLGTLEVKLDDGEWQSLTFESADSAQFNHMALLPSVGTGDQVLSFRVTYSDGSNIGEVVQEINGAYVLTMPAAESDLDDDGIPDSQDSDIDGDGIPNDVETEYGLDPLNSDDANEDLDNDGLTNLEEYLTGTLLDNPDSDSDGIIDGDDENPLIAVSSAAIAHDYDGDGKADVGVRRPSNYHQYISGSSDGEIMREQFGRALNDIPVSGDFDGDGIADVAVRRPSNQFWYIKNSSDGAIQRFNFGLQAEDIPVPADYDGDGITDIAVRRPSNQFWYIKNSSDGEIQRFNFGLQETDIPVPADYDGDGITDIAVRRPSNFTWYILRSSDGEIERKVFGRDEDDIPVPADYDGDGKADVAVRRASNQMFYILNSSDNEIQRINFGQQAQDIPIVADYDGDGKADVAVRRPSTQFQYILRSSDGEIERLQFGRNSGDIPLAGPILTRMSMAENASN; encoded by the coding sequence ATGTTACAAGGCAATAAGTTGTGTGCAATTGCTGTTGCAATTAGTGCTGGATTATCCAGTTCAGCTATATCTCAGCCCTTGGTTTTCGAAAAAGTTTCAACACTGCCAATCACTCACAGTAGCTCACGAATTGTTGCGGCCCCCGGCGCTGCAGCAATAACGCAGCTGACTCGATATCAGGTTGCTCAATTTATTATTGAATTGCACGACCAACCGCTAGTCACTACCCGCAAAATTGCATCTGCAAGAGCGGGTAAGGGCAGTACAGCCAAAGGCCACATTCGAAACGCTATTGAGCAACAACGCAAAGCGATAGGCGATGCGCAGCAGCGTCTGATTGATGAATTGCAACAGAAAGACCTTGTACAAAAAGTCCTGCGTAAGAATCAGAAAATACACAATTCCATTGTGGTTGAAGCTGATTGGCGTGATATCCGGTATCTGACCAATCATACTGCAGTAAAGTCTATTCAACCGGTGAGAGTTGTACAAAAGCTGCTGCACGAAAGCACTTCCCTGATAAATGCCGATGAGGCCTGGTCACTTACGGATAGTGAAAATCAGAATCTGACGGGCACTGGGATCACCGTGGCCATTATGGATACCGGCGTCGACTATAACCATGCAGACTTGGGTGGTTGTCTTGGGGCCGAATGCAAAGTTATTGGAGGCTATGACTTCGTAGAACAAGATGAAGATCCTATGGATGTCGACGGCCATGGCACTCATGTCGCCGGTATTGTAGCTGCAAGTGGCAGTGTGACAGGCGTTGCACCCGGGGCTTCGATTATGGCACTCAGGGTATTAGATGATGAGGGCTTTGGCAGCACGTCGGATATCATTGCTGCATTAGAGTATGCCGTAGATCCTGACGGAGACCTACTCACAGATGATGCTCCTGATATTATTAATATGAGCCTTGGGGCTCCGGGTGACTTTGAGTCGGCAACCAGTGTTGCAGTGAACAATACCGTGGATGCCGGTATTGTCGTTGTGGCAGCTGCTGGCAATTACGCCGGTTACGGTGATATTGCTGCACTGTCCCCTTCTTCGGCGCTCAATGCTATTACGGTCTCTTCCAGCACCAAAGAAGACACAATTTCCGGTTTTACTTCCAGAGGTGGTGGTGCCAGTTATCAGCAACTAAAACCAGAGATTATCGCACCGGGCTCAGATATTGTCTCATTAGAGGTGGACGGTGGAACGCTGTCTTTGAGTGGCACGAGTATGGCGGCACCACATGTTGCCGGTGCGGCAGCAATTTTGAAACAAAACTATCCTGAAGCTTCACCGGCAGAAATCAAAGCCAGATTGATAACCTCAGCGGTAGATATCGGCGCTGATCCCTATACTCAGGGGTACGGTCGTTTGGATGTAACGGCAGCGTTAGCGCAAACGGTTTTGCTTATTGATGCCGGATTAGCCTTCGGAAGGGTGGACGATACCTTGAACGAGGTCGAGTACTCTGCCTTTGTAGAACTGCAAAACGACAGTAATTCAGAGGTGAATTTCGATATCAGCTTACCACAAGCTATGCCTGAGCAGGTGAGCATTCAGCTTGAACAGTCCAGCATCCAGGTTCCTGCAAATGAGACGGTGCGCCTGGAATTTACGGTACTGGTGAGTTCACCCGGTGAAATCGAAACCCCTAACAACGTATCAACCAGTTATTTTGACCTGCTTAGCTTTTCTTCTGAGGAGCAAACTATATCAGTTCCGGTGACGCTTGAGAGAGGCTACAGACTGAGCCTCACCCACGACGGTTTGAACCCGGCTGGTTTATCGGTTGACAGTGTTGACGGTATTAGCTTCGCGTTTGACTATATTTTTCCTGAAGAAACACGAACAATTTTTACACCCGAAACAAAGCTATATATCCGGGTTGAACATGAGCTTGAGGAGTCAGAGATATCACACCTCGATATCCCAGGTCGAGAAGATGGAATTAAAACATATGTCGAGGGCTATGAAGAACATGTGGTAGATATGGACGGAAGTTATAGTATCAACCTCTCACCCTCTAATTTAACTCATCTTGTGGGATTAGCTGAAGCCAAAAATCGAGCAGGGGAAGACGTTTTAACCACGGCATTGTCGAATAATACCAACCTGTTCAGCTTCATCCAGTTCAGCAATGAGGTTGGCGCGTTGAGTGTAGAGTATCGCAGCCAGATATTTTTCGATTCACTAGATGCAGAGAAACAAACCGCCAGTTATCTGGCATTGGGAAATCTGTCCGATGAGATAGATTCCCGCTTTGAAGACAACGTTCGCTTCCCTGAGTTGCGAAGCCAGGACTCCGATACCTTTGTACAGATGGTATACGATCTCAATGATACACAGGATTTGTTGTTATCTTTCGAGGAAGGACTTAAATCTGAGATTACCTTTAGTGGGTTCAGTGGTTCCGGTACCCCTTTTGTTGCCGCTGATCTGGCTGATAACTCGTTTACTTTACCTGTTTTTTACTTTGCCACGGATAAAGATGTTGTACATTTTACGCAGTTAACCTCTTCTACATTTGGGGGAGTGAGTGCGCGGTTGCATTTAGGTAACCAGAGCGAATCGGGAACAGGCTGGTTGACTCCGGCTGCTACCAGTCAAGACTTGAGTTTTACCAACTCAGCGGAAGAAAGCGTCTATGCAATAAATGTCAATGAGGACCAATCTTATGAATTTGCTAATTCAGGGCTTACCTTGAGTAAACCTATAGAAGTTTGGACCAACTACATTATGGCTCTCAGAGGGTTTCATTTTAGTAACGGGAGCGGTCAGACATTTCACTCTGGCTTGCAGGCCAATTACAGAGTCAGTTGTGAAAGTGGAGAAAGCATAGATGGTCTTTACGACGCTGAAAATTATTTATTCGTAACTACAGCGGGTTGCGATGCAACGGGTATCGCGTTTACCTGGCAAACTGATTTGCAAGGGGAGAGTTATTCAAGTTCAGCGACTTATACCATGACCCCTGACACAGCCCCCACATTTCCGGGCTTAAGAACAGCTGTGTTTGAAGATGGGGTGTTAAACAAAGATTCAACTTTGGAGGGCAAGGAGCATTGGCTGTATCTTGCTCCTGATGCAGAATTTGTCACATTAAACCTGGGAACTCTGGAAGTTAAATTGGATGATGGAGAATGGCAGTCTTTAACCTTCGAATCCGCCGATTCTGCCCAGTTTAACCATATGGCACTGCTCCCATCGGTTGGGACTGGGGACCAGGTTTTATCTTTCAGAGTTACCTATAGCGATGGCAGTAATATAGGGGAAGTGGTCCAGGAGATAAACGGGGCTTACGTGCTTACTATGCCTGCTGCTGAGTCTGACCTGGATGATGATGGTATTCCTGACAGCCAGGATAGCGACATAGATGGGGATGGTATTCCCAATGATGTTGAAACTGAGTATGGCCTTGATCCCTTGAATTCTGACGATGCTAATGAAGATCTTGATAATGATGGTTTAACTAACCTTGAAGAATATCTCACAGGAACACTATTGGATAATCCAGACTCAGATAGTGATGGCATTATCGATGGTGATGATGAAAACCCTCTTATCGCTGTGAGTTCTGCAGCGATAGCCCATGATTACGACGGAGACGGCAAAGCGGATGTGGGTGTGCGTCGTCCCTCTAATTATCATCAATACATTAGCGGCTCCTCTGATGGTGAAATCATGCGCGAACAGTTTGGTCGCGCTTTAAATGACATTCCGGTATCAGGAGATTTTGATGGAGATGGTATTGCCGATGTGGCAGTGCGTCGTCCATCTAACCAGTTCTGGTATATCAAGAACAGCTCCGATGGAGCAATTCAGCGCTTTAACTTTGGTTTGCAGGCGGAAGATATTCCGGTACCTGCGGATTACGATGGTGATGGTATTACTGATATTGCGGTGCGCCGCCCCTCTAATCAATTCTGGTACATCAAAAATAGCTCTGATGGTGAAATTCAACGTTTTAATTTTGGGTTACAGGAAACAGATATCCCTGTACCTGCCGACTATGACGGAGATGGTATTACCGATATTGCGGTGCGTCGTCCGTCGAACTTTACCTGGTACATTTTGCGTTCCAGTGATGGTGAAATAGAGCGCAAGGTATTTGGTCGAGATGAGGATGATATCCCTGTGCCGGCGGATTACGACGGTGATGGCAAAGCAGACGTGGCAGTGCGTCGTGCCTCCAATCAAATGTTCTATATTCTGAACAGCTCCGATAATGAGATCCAGCGAATAAACTTTGGACAGCAGGCACAGGACATTCCAATTGTGGCGGATTATGATGGCGATGGCAAAGCGGATGTTGCCGTGCGTCGTCCATCAACGCAATTTCAGTATATTCTGCGCAGCAGTGATGGTGAAATCGAACGTTTGCAGTTCGGTCGAAATTCTGGCGATATTCCATTGGCAGGACCGATACTCACCCGTATGTCGATGGCTGAGAATGCCAGCAATTAA
- a CDS encoding NmrA family NAD(P)-binding protein, whose protein sequence is MNSTGNTYLVIGASGKSGARVYHKLSEMGLKAKAAHRHGEVHFDWRAPETWAKSLSGIDAVYLTYYPDLAIPEAPEDIAKFCALAKIKGVKHITLLSGRGEPAAQVCEEIIKTSGLSWTIVRASWFNQNFSEGMFRDFIQVGTIALPVGDMTEPFIDVDDICDVVVASLTDEKHSGKLYEVTGPELLSFAQLADVFTRVLGRSVNFIQISQSQFINTLEHSGVEPKAIEMLAYLFTEVLDGRNEYIVNGVEQALGRPATSFESFVLKNAHLFKGEAQ, encoded by the coding sequence ATGAATTCTACTGGTAATACTTATCTGGTTATTGGCGCATCGGGAAAAAGTGGTGCAAGGGTTTATCACAAGCTCAGTGAAATGGGGTTAAAGGCAAAAGCGGCTCATCGCCATGGCGAGGTGCACTTTGACTGGAGGGCACCAGAAACCTGGGCAAAATCTTTATCAGGTATCGATGCCGTTTATTTGACTTACTATCCTGATCTGGCGATCCCAGAAGCACCGGAAGATATCGCCAAATTTTGTGCACTGGCAAAAATAAAAGGAGTAAAGCACATCACATTGCTTTCCGGACGTGGTGAGCCTGCTGCACAGGTATGCGAAGAAATTATCAAGACATCAGGATTGAGCTGGACAATAGTCAGAGCCAGCTGGTTTAACCAGAATTTCAGTGAAGGTATGTTCCGTGACTTCATCCAAGTGGGCACTATTGCGTTACCTGTAGGCGATATGACCGAACCCTTTATTGATGTTGACGACATCTGTGATGTGGTGGTGGCTTCCCTAACGGACGAAAAACACAGCGGCAAATTGTATGAAGTTACCGGTCCTGAGTTATTGAGCTTTGCGCAATTAGCAGACGTGTTTACCCGAGTTCTTGGCCGCTCCGTAAATTTTATTCAGATATCGCAATCGCAATTTATCAATACGCTTGAGCATAGCGGCGTAGAGCCAAAGGCAATCGAAATGTTGGCATACTTGTTTACAGAGGTATTGGATGGTCGGAATGAGTACATCGTCAACGGTGTTGAGCAGGCCCTTGGCAGACCTGCGACCAGCTTTGAATCTTTTGTGCTTAAAAATGCTCATCTTTTTAAGGGAGAAGCACAATGA